Proteins encoded within one genomic window of Pongo pygmaeus isolate AG05252 chromosome 4, NHGRI_mPonPyg2-v2.0_pri, whole genome shotgun sequence:
- the IL6ST gene encoding interleukin-6 receptor subunit beta isoform X4 produces the protein MPTPSLTNFVICKYPRKMLMLQTWLVQALFIFLTTESTGELLDPCGYISPESPVVQLHSNFTAVCVLKEKCMDYFHVNANYIVWKTNHFTIPKEQYTIINRTASSVTFTDIASLNIQLTCNILTFGQLEQNVYGITIISGLPPEKPKNLSCIVNEGKKMRCEWDRGRETHLETNFTLKSEWATHKFADCKAKRDTPTSCTVDYSTVYFVNIEVWVEAENALGKVTSDHINFDPVYKVKPNPPHNLSVINSEELSSILKLTWTNPSIKSVIILKYNIQYRTKDASTWSQIPPEDTASTRSSFTVQDLKPFTEYVFRIRCMKEDGKGYWSDWSEEASGITYEDRPSKAPSFWYKIDPSHTQGYRTIQLVWKTLPPFEANGKILDYEVTLTRWKSHLQNYTVNATKLTVNLTNDRYVATLTARNLVGKSDAAVLTIPACGFQATHPVMDLKAFPKDNMLWVEWTTPRESVKKYILEWCVLSDKAPCIADWQQEDGTVHRTHLRGNLAESKCYLITVTPVYADGPGSPESIKAYLKQAPPSKGPTVRTKKVGKNEAVLEWDQLPVDVQNGFIRNYTIFYRTIIGNETAVNVDSSHTEYTLSSLTSDTLYMVRMAAYTDEGGKDGPEFTFTTPKFAQGEIEAIVVPVCLAFLLTTLLGVLFCFNKRDLIKKHIWPNVPDPSKSHIAQWSPHTPPRPFAKDVTSSKEDSSVSTSPSAPAGTQMDLSTTHAQVLVGSKVFSRTSP, from the exons GTGAACTTCTAGATCCATGTGGTTATATCAGTCCTGAATCTCCAGTTGTACAACTTCATTCTAATTTCACTGCAGTTTGTGTGCTAAAGGAAAAATGTATGGATTATTTTCATGTAAATGCTAATTACATTGTCTGGAAAACAAACCATTTTACTATTCCTAAGGAGCAATATACTATCATAAACAGAACAGCATCCAGTGTCACCTTTACAGATATAGCTTCATTAAATATTCAGCTCACTTGCAACATTCTTACATTCGGACAGCTTGAACAGAATGTTTATGGAATCACAATAATTTCAGGct TGCCTCCAGAAAAACCTAAAAATTTGAGTTGCATTGTGAATGAGGGGAAGAAAATGAGGTGTGAGTGGGATCGTGGAAGGGAAACACACTTGGAGACAAACTTCACTTTAAAATCTGAATG ggCAACACACAAGTTTGCTGATTGCAAAGCAAAACGTGACACCCCCACCTCATGCACTGTTGATTATTCTACTGTGTATTTTGTCAACATTGAAGTCTGGGTAGAAGCAGAGAATGCCCTTGGGAAGGTTACATCAGATCATATCAATTTTGATCCTGTATATAAAG tgaagCCCAATCCGCCACATAATTTATCAGTGATCAACTCAGAGGAACTGTCTAGTATCTTAAAATTGACGTGGACCAACCCAAGTATTAAGAGTGTTATAATACTAAAATATAATATTCAGTATAGGACCAAAGATGCCTCAACTTGGAGCCAG ATTCCTCCTGAAGACACAGCATCCACCCGATCTTCATTCACTGTCCAAGACCTTAAACCTTTTACAGAATATGTGTTTAGGATTCGCTGTATGAAGGAAGATGGTAAGGGATACTGGAGTGACTGGAGTGAAGAAGCAAGTGGGATCACCTATGAAGATA GACCATCTAAAGCACCAAGTTTCTGGTATAAAATAGATCCATCCCATACTCAAGGCTACAGAACTATACAACTCGTGTGGAAG ACATTGCCTCCTTTTGAAGCCAATGGAAAAATCTTGGATTATGAAGTGACTCTCACAAGATGGAAATCACATTTACAAAATTACACAGTTAATGCCACAAAACTGACAGTAAATCTCACAAATGATCGCTATGTAGCAACTCTAACAGCAAGAAATCTTGTTGGCAAATCAGATGCAGCTGTTTTAACTATCCCTGCCTGTGGCTTTCAAG CTACTCACCCTGTAATGGATCTTAAAGCATTCCCCAAAGATAACATGCTTTGGGTAGAATGGACTACTCCAAGGGAATCTGTAAAGAAATATATACTTGAGTGGTGTGTGTTATCAGATAAAGCACCCTGTATCGCAGACTGGCAACAAGAAGATGGTACCGTGCATCGCACCCATTTAAGAG GGAACTTAGCAGAGAGCAAATGCTATTTGATAACAGTTACTCCAGTATATGCTGACGGACCAGGAAGCCCTGAATCCATAAAGGCATACCTTAAACAAGCTC CACCTTCCAAAGGACCTACTGTTCGGACAAAAAAAGTAGGGAAAAACGAAGCTGTCTTAGAGTGGGACCAACTTCCTGTTGATGTTCAGAATGGATTTATCAGaaattatactatattttatagaACCATCATTGGAAATGAAACTG CTGTGAATGTGGATTCTTCCcacacagaatatacattgtccTCTTTGACTAGTGACACATTGTACATGGTACGAATGGCAGCATACACAGATGAAGGTGGGAAGGATGGTCCAGAATTCACTTTTACTACCCCAAAGTTTG ctcaagGAGAAATTGAAGCCATAGTCGTGCCTGTTTGCTTAGCATTCCTATTGACAACTCTTCTGGGAGTGCTGTTCTGCTTTAATAAGCGAGACCT aaTTAAAAAACACATCTGGCCTAATGTTCCAGATCCTTCAAAGAGTCATATTGCCCAGTGGTCACCTCACACTCCTCCAAGG CCCTTTGCCAAAGATGTGACTTCAAGCAAGGAGGACTCCTCAGTCTCCACATCTCCATCAGCCCCAGCAGGGACACAGATGGATTTATCTACAACCCATGCTCAAGTGCTTGTGGGGAG TAAGGTGTTCTCCAGAACCAGCCCCTGA
- the IL6ST gene encoding interleukin-6 receptor subunit beta isoform X3 yields the protein MPTPSLTNFVICKYPRKMLMLQTWLVQALFIFLTTESTGELLDPCGYISPESPVVQLHSNFTAVCVLKEKCMDYFHVNANYIVWKTNHFTIPKEQYTIINRTASSVTFTDIASLNIQLTCNILTFGQLEQNVYGITIISGLPPEKPKNLSCIVNEGKKMRCEWDRGRETHLETNFTLKSEWATHKFADCKAKRDTPTSCTVDYSTVYFVNIEVWVEAENALGKVTSDHINFDPVYKVKPNPPHNLSVINSEELSSILKLTWTNPSIKSVIILKYNIQYRTKDASTWSQIPPEDTASTRSSFTVQDLKPFTEYVFRIRCMKEDGKGYWSDWSEEASGITYEDRPSKAPSFWYKIDPSHTQGYRTIQLVWKTLPPFEANGKILDYEVTLTRWKSHLQNYTVNATKLTVNLTNDRYVATLTARNLVGKSDAAVLTIPACGFQATHPVMDLKAFPKDNMLWVEWTTPRESVKKYILEWCVLSDKAPCIADWQQEDGTVHRTHLRGNLAESKCYLITVTPVYADGPGSPESIKAYLKQAPPSKGPTVRTKKVGKNEAVLEWDQLPVDVQNGFIRNYTIFYRTIIGNETAVNVDSSHTEYTLSSLTSDTLYMVRMAAYTDEGGKDGPEFTFTTPKFAQGEIEAIVVPVCLAFLLTTLLGVLFCFNKRDLIKKHIWPNVPDPSKSHIAQWSPHTPPRPFAKDVTSSKEDSSVSTSPSAPAGTQMDLSTTHAQVLVGRVSLVTQAGAQWRDLSSPQPPPPRFK from the exons GTGAACTTCTAGATCCATGTGGTTATATCAGTCCTGAATCTCCAGTTGTACAACTTCATTCTAATTTCACTGCAGTTTGTGTGCTAAAGGAAAAATGTATGGATTATTTTCATGTAAATGCTAATTACATTGTCTGGAAAACAAACCATTTTACTATTCCTAAGGAGCAATATACTATCATAAACAGAACAGCATCCAGTGTCACCTTTACAGATATAGCTTCATTAAATATTCAGCTCACTTGCAACATTCTTACATTCGGACAGCTTGAACAGAATGTTTATGGAATCACAATAATTTCAGGct TGCCTCCAGAAAAACCTAAAAATTTGAGTTGCATTGTGAATGAGGGGAAGAAAATGAGGTGTGAGTGGGATCGTGGAAGGGAAACACACTTGGAGACAAACTTCACTTTAAAATCTGAATG ggCAACACACAAGTTTGCTGATTGCAAAGCAAAACGTGACACCCCCACCTCATGCACTGTTGATTATTCTACTGTGTATTTTGTCAACATTGAAGTCTGGGTAGAAGCAGAGAATGCCCTTGGGAAGGTTACATCAGATCATATCAATTTTGATCCTGTATATAAAG tgaagCCCAATCCGCCACATAATTTATCAGTGATCAACTCAGAGGAACTGTCTAGTATCTTAAAATTGACGTGGACCAACCCAAGTATTAAGAGTGTTATAATACTAAAATATAATATTCAGTATAGGACCAAAGATGCCTCAACTTGGAGCCAG ATTCCTCCTGAAGACACAGCATCCACCCGATCTTCATTCACTGTCCAAGACCTTAAACCTTTTACAGAATATGTGTTTAGGATTCGCTGTATGAAGGAAGATGGTAAGGGATACTGGAGTGACTGGAGTGAAGAAGCAAGTGGGATCACCTATGAAGATA GACCATCTAAAGCACCAAGTTTCTGGTATAAAATAGATCCATCCCATACTCAAGGCTACAGAACTATACAACTCGTGTGGAAG ACATTGCCTCCTTTTGAAGCCAATGGAAAAATCTTGGATTATGAAGTGACTCTCACAAGATGGAAATCACATTTACAAAATTACACAGTTAATGCCACAAAACTGACAGTAAATCTCACAAATGATCGCTATGTAGCAACTCTAACAGCAAGAAATCTTGTTGGCAAATCAGATGCAGCTGTTTTAACTATCCCTGCCTGTGGCTTTCAAG CTACTCACCCTGTAATGGATCTTAAAGCATTCCCCAAAGATAACATGCTTTGGGTAGAATGGACTACTCCAAGGGAATCTGTAAAGAAATATATACTTGAGTGGTGTGTGTTATCAGATAAAGCACCCTGTATCGCAGACTGGCAACAAGAAGATGGTACCGTGCATCGCACCCATTTAAGAG GGAACTTAGCAGAGAGCAAATGCTATTTGATAACAGTTACTCCAGTATATGCTGACGGACCAGGAAGCCCTGAATCCATAAAGGCATACCTTAAACAAGCTC CACCTTCCAAAGGACCTACTGTTCGGACAAAAAAAGTAGGGAAAAACGAAGCTGTCTTAGAGTGGGACCAACTTCCTGTTGATGTTCAGAATGGATTTATCAGaaattatactatattttatagaACCATCATTGGAAATGAAACTG CTGTGAATGTGGATTCTTCCcacacagaatatacattgtccTCTTTGACTAGTGACACATTGTACATGGTACGAATGGCAGCATACACAGATGAAGGTGGGAAGGATGGTCCAGAATTCACTTTTACTACCCCAAAGTTTG ctcaagGAGAAATTGAAGCCATAGTCGTGCCTGTTTGCTTAGCATTCCTATTGACAACTCTTCTGGGAGTGCTGTTCTGCTTTAATAAGCGAGACCT aaTTAAAAAACACATCTGGCCTAATGTTCCAGATCCTTCAAAGAGTCATATTGCCCAGTGGTCACCTCACACTCCTCCAAGG CCCTTTGCCAAAGATGTGACTTCAAGCAAGGAGGACTCCTCAGTCTCCACATCTCCATCAGCCCCAGCAGGGACACAGATGGATTTATCTACAACCCATGCTCAAGTGCTTGTGGGGAG agtttcactcgttacccaggctggagcgcaatggcgcgatctcagctcaccgcaacctccacctcccaggttcaagtga
- the IL6ST gene encoding interleukin-6 receptor subunit beta isoform X5: protein MLMLQTWLVQALFIFLTTESTGELLDPCGYISPESPVVQLHSNFTAVCVLKEKCMDYFHVNANYIVWKTNHFTIPKEQYTIINRTASSVTFTDIASLNIQLTCNILTFGQLEQNVYGITIISGLPPEKPKNLSCIVNEGKKMRCEWDRGRETHLETNFTLKSEWATHKFADCKAKRDTPTSCTVDYSTVYFVNIEVWVEAENALGKVTSDHINFDPVYKVKPNPPHNLSVINSEELSSILKLTWTNPSIKSVIILKYNIQYRTKDASTWSQIPPEDTASTRSSFTVQDLKPFTEYVFRIRCMKEDGKGYWSDWSEEASGITYEDRPSKAPSFWYKIDPSHTQGYRTIQLVWKTLPPFEANGKILDYEVTLTRWKSHLQNYTVNATKLTVNLTNDRYVATLTARNLVGKSDAAVLTIPACGFQATHPVMDLKAFPKDNMLWVEWTTPRESVKKYILEWCVLSDKAPCIADWQQEDGTVHRTHLRGNLAESKCYLITVTPVYADGPGSPESIKAYLKQAPPSKGPTVRTKKVGKNEAVLEWDQLPVDVQNGFIRNYTIFYRTIIGNETAVNVDSSHTEYTLSSLTSDTLYMVRMAAYTDEGGKDGPEFTFTTPKFAQGEIEAIVVPVCLAFLLTTLLGVLFCFNKRDLIKKHIWPNVPDPSKSHIAQWSPHTPPRPFAKDVTSSKEDSSVSTSPSAPAGTQMDLSTTHAQVLVGRVSLVTQAGAQWRDLSSPQPPPPRFK, encoded by the exons GTGAACTTCTAGATCCATGTGGTTATATCAGTCCTGAATCTCCAGTTGTACAACTTCATTCTAATTTCACTGCAGTTTGTGTGCTAAAGGAAAAATGTATGGATTATTTTCATGTAAATGCTAATTACATTGTCTGGAAAACAAACCATTTTACTATTCCTAAGGAGCAATATACTATCATAAACAGAACAGCATCCAGTGTCACCTTTACAGATATAGCTTCATTAAATATTCAGCTCACTTGCAACATTCTTACATTCGGACAGCTTGAACAGAATGTTTATGGAATCACAATAATTTCAGGct TGCCTCCAGAAAAACCTAAAAATTTGAGTTGCATTGTGAATGAGGGGAAGAAAATGAGGTGTGAGTGGGATCGTGGAAGGGAAACACACTTGGAGACAAACTTCACTTTAAAATCTGAATG ggCAACACACAAGTTTGCTGATTGCAAAGCAAAACGTGACACCCCCACCTCATGCACTGTTGATTATTCTACTGTGTATTTTGTCAACATTGAAGTCTGGGTAGAAGCAGAGAATGCCCTTGGGAAGGTTACATCAGATCATATCAATTTTGATCCTGTATATAAAG tgaagCCCAATCCGCCACATAATTTATCAGTGATCAACTCAGAGGAACTGTCTAGTATCTTAAAATTGACGTGGACCAACCCAAGTATTAAGAGTGTTATAATACTAAAATATAATATTCAGTATAGGACCAAAGATGCCTCAACTTGGAGCCAG ATTCCTCCTGAAGACACAGCATCCACCCGATCTTCATTCACTGTCCAAGACCTTAAACCTTTTACAGAATATGTGTTTAGGATTCGCTGTATGAAGGAAGATGGTAAGGGATACTGGAGTGACTGGAGTGAAGAAGCAAGTGGGATCACCTATGAAGATA GACCATCTAAAGCACCAAGTTTCTGGTATAAAATAGATCCATCCCATACTCAAGGCTACAGAACTATACAACTCGTGTGGAAG ACATTGCCTCCTTTTGAAGCCAATGGAAAAATCTTGGATTATGAAGTGACTCTCACAAGATGGAAATCACATTTACAAAATTACACAGTTAATGCCACAAAACTGACAGTAAATCTCACAAATGATCGCTATGTAGCAACTCTAACAGCAAGAAATCTTGTTGGCAAATCAGATGCAGCTGTTTTAACTATCCCTGCCTGTGGCTTTCAAG CTACTCACCCTGTAATGGATCTTAAAGCATTCCCCAAAGATAACATGCTTTGGGTAGAATGGACTACTCCAAGGGAATCTGTAAAGAAATATATACTTGAGTGGTGTGTGTTATCAGATAAAGCACCCTGTATCGCAGACTGGCAACAAGAAGATGGTACCGTGCATCGCACCCATTTAAGAG GGAACTTAGCAGAGAGCAAATGCTATTTGATAACAGTTACTCCAGTATATGCTGACGGACCAGGAAGCCCTGAATCCATAAAGGCATACCTTAAACAAGCTC CACCTTCCAAAGGACCTACTGTTCGGACAAAAAAAGTAGGGAAAAACGAAGCTGTCTTAGAGTGGGACCAACTTCCTGTTGATGTTCAGAATGGATTTATCAGaaattatactatattttatagaACCATCATTGGAAATGAAACTG CTGTGAATGTGGATTCTTCCcacacagaatatacattgtccTCTTTGACTAGTGACACATTGTACATGGTACGAATGGCAGCATACACAGATGAAGGTGGGAAGGATGGTCCAGAATTCACTTTTACTACCCCAAAGTTTG ctcaagGAGAAATTGAAGCCATAGTCGTGCCTGTTTGCTTAGCATTCCTATTGACAACTCTTCTGGGAGTGCTGTTCTGCTTTAATAAGCGAGACCT aaTTAAAAAACACATCTGGCCTAATGTTCCAGATCCTTCAAAGAGTCATATTGCCCAGTGGTCACCTCACACTCCTCCAAGG CCCTTTGCCAAAGATGTGACTTCAAGCAAGGAGGACTCCTCAGTCTCCACATCTCCATCAGCCCCAGCAGGGACACAGATGGATTTATCTACAACCCATGCTCAAGTGCTTGTGGGGAG agtttcactcgttacccaggctggagcgcaatggcgcgatctcagctcaccgcaacctccacctcccaggttcaagtga
- the IL6ST gene encoding interleukin-6 receptor subunit beta isoform X7, whose protein sequence is MPTPSLTNFVICKYPRKMLMLQTWLVQALFIFLTTESTGELLDPCGYISPESPVVQLHSNFTAVCVLKEKCMDYFHVNANYIVWKTNHFTIPKEQYTIINRTASSVTFTDIASLNIQLTCNILTFGQLEQNVYGITIISGLPPEKPKNLSCIVNEGKKMRCEWDRGRETHLETNFTLKSEWATHKFADCKAKRDTPTSCTVDYSTVYFVNIEVWVEAENALGKVTSDHINFDPVYKVKPNPPHNLSVINSEELSSILKLTWTNPSIKSVIILKYNIQYRTKDASTWSQIPPEDTASTRSSFTVQDLKPFTEYVFRIRCMKEDGKGYWSDWSEEASGITYEDRPSKAPSFWYKIDPSHTQGYRTIQLVWKTLPPFEANGKILDYEVTLTRWKSHLQNYTVNATKLTVNLTNDRYVATLTARNLVGKSDAAVLTIPACGFQATHPVMDLKAFPKDNMLWVEWTTPRESVKKYILEWCVLSDKAPCIADWQQEDGTVHRTHLRGNLAESKCYLITVTPVYADGPGSPESIKAYLKQAPPSKGPTVRTKKVGKNEAVLEWDQLPVDVQNGFIRNYTIFYRTIIGNETAVNVDSSHTEYTLSSLTSDTLYMVRMAAYTDEGGKDGPEFTFTTPKFELKNTSGLMFQILQRVILPSGHLTLLQGPLPKM, encoded by the exons GTGAACTTCTAGATCCATGTGGTTATATCAGTCCTGAATCTCCAGTTGTACAACTTCATTCTAATTTCACTGCAGTTTGTGTGCTAAAGGAAAAATGTATGGATTATTTTCATGTAAATGCTAATTACATTGTCTGGAAAACAAACCATTTTACTATTCCTAAGGAGCAATATACTATCATAAACAGAACAGCATCCAGTGTCACCTTTACAGATATAGCTTCATTAAATATTCAGCTCACTTGCAACATTCTTACATTCGGACAGCTTGAACAGAATGTTTATGGAATCACAATAATTTCAGGct TGCCTCCAGAAAAACCTAAAAATTTGAGTTGCATTGTGAATGAGGGGAAGAAAATGAGGTGTGAGTGGGATCGTGGAAGGGAAACACACTTGGAGACAAACTTCACTTTAAAATCTGAATG ggCAACACACAAGTTTGCTGATTGCAAAGCAAAACGTGACACCCCCACCTCATGCACTGTTGATTATTCTACTGTGTATTTTGTCAACATTGAAGTCTGGGTAGAAGCAGAGAATGCCCTTGGGAAGGTTACATCAGATCATATCAATTTTGATCCTGTATATAAAG tgaagCCCAATCCGCCACATAATTTATCAGTGATCAACTCAGAGGAACTGTCTAGTATCTTAAAATTGACGTGGACCAACCCAAGTATTAAGAGTGTTATAATACTAAAATATAATATTCAGTATAGGACCAAAGATGCCTCAACTTGGAGCCAG ATTCCTCCTGAAGACACAGCATCCACCCGATCTTCATTCACTGTCCAAGACCTTAAACCTTTTACAGAATATGTGTTTAGGATTCGCTGTATGAAGGAAGATGGTAAGGGATACTGGAGTGACTGGAGTGAAGAAGCAAGTGGGATCACCTATGAAGATA GACCATCTAAAGCACCAAGTTTCTGGTATAAAATAGATCCATCCCATACTCAAGGCTACAGAACTATACAACTCGTGTGGAAG ACATTGCCTCCTTTTGAAGCCAATGGAAAAATCTTGGATTATGAAGTGACTCTCACAAGATGGAAATCACATTTACAAAATTACACAGTTAATGCCACAAAACTGACAGTAAATCTCACAAATGATCGCTATGTAGCAACTCTAACAGCAAGAAATCTTGTTGGCAAATCAGATGCAGCTGTTTTAACTATCCCTGCCTGTGGCTTTCAAG CTACTCACCCTGTAATGGATCTTAAAGCATTCCCCAAAGATAACATGCTTTGGGTAGAATGGACTACTCCAAGGGAATCTGTAAAGAAATATATACTTGAGTGGTGTGTGTTATCAGATAAAGCACCCTGTATCGCAGACTGGCAACAAGAAGATGGTACCGTGCATCGCACCCATTTAAGAG GGAACTTAGCAGAGAGCAAATGCTATTTGATAACAGTTACTCCAGTATATGCTGACGGACCAGGAAGCCCTGAATCCATAAAGGCATACCTTAAACAAGCTC CACCTTCCAAAGGACCTACTGTTCGGACAAAAAAAGTAGGGAAAAACGAAGCTGTCTTAGAGTGGGACCAACTTCCTGTTGATGTTCAGAATGGATTTATCAGaaattatactatattttatagaACCATCATTGGAAATGAAACTG CTGTGAATGTGGATTCTTCCcacacagaatatacattgtccTCTTTGACTAGTGACACATTGTACATGGTACGAATGGCAGCATACACAGATGAAGGTGGGAAGGATGGTCCAGAATTCACTTTTACTACCCCAAAGTTTG aaTTAAAAAACACATCTGGCCTAATGTTCCAGATCCTTCAAAGAGTCATATTGCCCAGTGGTCACCTCACACTCCTCCAAGG CCCTTTGCCAAAGATGTGA